The sequence below is a genomic window from Budorcas taxicolor isolate Tak-1 chromosome 4, Takin1.1, whole genome shotgun sequence.
ACGTGGAGCAGATGAAGGCCCAAGTGTGGCTGCGCGTGCTGGAGACCAGTGTGGCCGCCGACTTCTACCACCGGCTGGGCCCCGACCACTTCCTCCTGCTCTACCAGAAGAAAGGGCAGTGGTATGAGATCTATGACAAGTACCAGGTGGTGCAGACCCTGGACTGCCTGCACTACTGGAAGGTGCTGCACCGGAGCCCCGGGCAGATCCACCTGGTTCAGCGGCACTCGCCCTCAGAGGAGACGCTGGCCTTCCAGCGCCAGCTCACTGCCCTCATCGGCTACGATGTCACAGATGTCAGCAACGTGCACGACGATGAGCTGGAGTTCACACGCCGCCGCCTGGTCACCCCGCGTATGGCCGAGGTGGCTGGCCGCGACCCCAAGCTCTACGCCATGCACCCCTGGGTGACGTCTAAGCCTCTCCCGGAGTACCTGCTGAAGAAGATCACCAACAACTGCGTCTTCATCATCATTCACCGCAGTACCACCAGCCAGACCATCAAGGTCTCGGCTGATGATACCCCGGGCACCATCCTCCAGAGCTTCTTTACCAAAATGGCCAAGAAGAAGTCCCTGATGGATATTCCCGAGAGTCAGAGCGAACAGGACTTCGTGCTGCGTGTCTGCGGCCGCGATGAGTACCTGGTAGGCGAGACGCCCATCAAAAACTTTCAGTGGGTGCGGCAGTGCCTTAAAAATGGTGAAGAGATTCACCTGGTGCTTGACACTCCACCAGACCCAGCCCTGGACGAGGTGAGGAAGGAAGAGTGGCCGCTGGTGGATGACTGCACCGGAGTCACTGGCTACCATGAGCAGCTAACCATCCACGGGAAGGACCATGAGAGCGTGTTCACTGTGTCCCTGTGGGACTGTGACCGCAAGTTCAGGGTCAAGATCAGGGGCATCGATATCCCCGTCCTGCCCCGGAATGCAGATCTCACAGTTTTTGTGGAGGCAAATATCCAGTATGGGCAGCAAGTCCTTTGCCAAAGAAGAACCAGCCCCAAACCCTTCACAGAGGAGGTGCTCTGGAATGTGTGGCTTGAATTCAGTATCAAGATCAAAGACTTACCCAAAGGGGCTCTGCTCAACCTCCAGATCTACTGTGGCAAAGCGCCAGCTCTGTCTGGTAAGGCCTCTGCAGAGACTCCCAGTCCCGAGTCCAGAGGCAAAGCTCAGCTTCTCTACTACGTGAACTTGCTGCTCATTGACCACCGATTCCTCCTGCGCCACGGCGAGTATGTGCTCCACATGTGGCAGTTATCTGGGAAGGGGGAAGACCAAGGGAGCTTCAATGCAGACAAGCTCACGTCTGCCACCAACCCCGACAAGGAAAACTCAATGTCCATCTCCATTCTCCTGGACAACTACTGTCACCCCATAGCCTTGCCTAAGCATCAGCCCACCCCTGACCCGGAAGGGGACCGCGTACGAGCAGAAATGCCCAACCAACTTCGGAAGCAACTGGAGGCAATCATAGCTACTGATCCACTTAACCCTCTCACTGCGGAAGACAAAGAATTGCTTTGGCATTTCAGATATGAAAGCCTTAAGGATCCCAAAGCATACCCTAAGCTCTTTAGCTCAGTGAAATGGGGACAGCAAGAAATTGTGGCCAAAACATATCAATTGTTAGCCAGAAGGGAGGTCTGGGATCAAAGTGCTTTGGATGTTGGATTAACGATGCAACTCCTGGACTGCAACTTTTCAGATGAAAACGTAAGAGCCATTGCAGTTCAGAAACTGGAGAGCTTGGAAGACGATGACGTTCTGCATTACCTGCTCCAACTGGTCCAGGTAGGGGAAGCACTCATCCCAAGGAATTTATCTGCCTGTGCATATAGGCACCATATTAAGCCATCTTCCAGTGCACATTGTCCAAAGAGAGTCAATGATCAGTCAAAGGAGATCTACTTTTTTACTACTCAAAGAGTAGTAAACGTTccctgttactttttttttctgtgtttgaggGCTTTCTGACCAGCATTTTGATGACATGAATAATTCCACTTTTTTAGGAGAACTGGTCCAGTGAGAATGAGAGTTTACTCTGTTAATGATAGACTTGACTTACTGAATGCTCCCTTACGCCAAGGTTCCAAGTGATCTAtgtatttttcatgtattatcATGTTTAACTCTCCCAACAATGTTGATAGCAGTCCagttaatatttgcattttatatataaggaaactgaggcactgagagtTTAAGTAATGTGCCCAAGGCCACGTATTTTGAAAGACAAATTCAAACCCAGAGGTCTGACGACAGGTCTGCTCTTTTTATTGCCTCCCAGTGTCTGCAAGTATGCATGATAGCATGTCCTAGAGAGAAAAGGTCATACTCTCTGCTCATGTTTGTCACAATTCATAGAGTAACATCTCAATTCTGGATGGGACCTTGATAGCCCCTCTCATCTCAATTCTGGATGGGACCTTGAAAGCCCCTCTCTTTAGACAGGTCTGGTACTCTGTTTCCACTCTTCTTCATATGCCTTTCCCTGTGTCCAGAGAGACTAAAATCATTTGCTAAAGGTTTCCTTAGGAAGTTAGATAAAGGAGGACTGGTTCTCTTGCTCACTATAGTCATTCTCATAGGGTATTGTGCTGCTTGACGTGGAGGAGGGAAGACAGGAATTGGAAGAGAATTCTATTTTACAGAGCAGATGTGTTCATTCATTACTTCAACAACTCAGACTGAGTGTTTCCCCTTTTCTGGTTACTGGATATAGAGAAGTGATCAAAACACAGCTGGACTCTGCCCTAGTGTAGCCTGTAGTTCATGGAGAAAGACATCAAATGAGTATACATACAGGCAGATACTGAATAACATGCTGTGACAAACGCTTTGAGGAAAAGCTATAGAAGGTTATGAGAAAATCGTCAGGGGTCCTGAGAACACTTAATTTACATTGAAGAAGCCAAGGACAATTCTGAGTAGGTGATGTTTTTCAGGCTGTTGGACACCAAACTGTCTAATCATTATCTATATTTATAGGCAGTTTTCTGGAGTTTTCTGATGCAAATTTTGGATAGTCTAAACTTTGAATCTTCACCTTCCCATTACTCAGAGAGTTGAAACATAGTTGGCCTTTATCTTTATCTAATCAAATATAACCAAAGTTTTTCTCTGCCCATGAGTTCAGAGACTAGCCTAAACACtaatgaaaatttaataaaaatcaaagtatCCTCAGTTTTATAGCTCTCCATAACAAAAAGAACATGAGGCAAATTTGCAGATGATCTGTTTCAAATCCCAAGGCCATCATGAATTATTTTACATTGTCATTTTCACAAGTGAACTTTGCAGGCTTGGAAAATGAATAGTATTCTTCTTAGAAACATGTAAATAAAAGAGGTCAGTGATATTAACATTGAGTTTGTGGTCCTAAATTTG
It includes:
- the PIK3CG gene encoding phosphatidylinositol 4,5-bisphosphate 3-kinase catalytic subunit gamma isoform; this translates as MELENHEQPVVLREDNCRRRRRMKPRSTAASLSSMELIPIEFVLPTSQRNTKTPETALLHVAGHGNVEQMKAQVWLRVLETSVAADFYHRLGPDHFLLLYQKKGQWYEIYDKYQVVQTLDCLHYWKVLHRSPGQIHLVQRHSPSEETLAFQRQLTALIGYDVTDVSNVHDDELEFTRRRLVTPRMAEVAGRDPKLYAMHPWVTSKPLPEYLLKKITNNCVFIIIHRSTTSQTIKVSADDTPGTILQSFFTKMAKKKSLMDIPESQSEQDFVLRVCGRDEYLVGETPIKNFQWVRQCLKNGEEIHLVLDTPPDPALDEVRKEEWPLVDDCTGVTGYHEQLTIHGKDHESVFTVSLWDCDRKFRVKIRGIDIPVLPRNADLTVFVEANIQYGQQVLCQRRTSPKPFTEEVLWNVWLEFSIKIKDLPKGALLNLQIYCGKAPALSGKASAETPSPESRGKAQLLYYVNLLLIDHRFLLRHGEYVLHMWQLSGKGEDQGSFNADKLTSATNPDKENSMSISILLDNYCHPIALPKHQPTPDPEGDRVRAEMPNQLRKQLEAIIATDPLNPLTAEDKELLWHFRYESLKDPKAYPKLFSSVKWGQQEIVAKTYQLLARREVWDQSALDVGLTMQLLDCNFSDENVRAIAVQKLESLEDDDVLHYLLQLVQAVKFEPYHDSALARFLLKRGLRNKRIGHFLFWFLRSEIAQSRHYQQRFAVILEAYLRGCGTAMLRDFTQQVQVIDMLQKVTIDIKSLSAEKYDVSSQVIFQLKQKLEILQNLNLPQSFRVPYDPGLKAGALVIEKCKVMASKKKPLWLEFKCADPTALSNETIGIIFKHGDDLRQDMLILQILRIMESIWETESLDLCLLPYGCISTGDKIGMIEIVKDATTIAKIQQSTVGNTGAFKDEVLSHWLKEKCPIEEKFQAAVERFVYSCAGYCVATFVLGIGDRHNDNIMISETGNLFHIDFGHILGNYKSFLGINKERVPFVLTPDFLFVMGTSGKKTSLHFQKFQDVCVKAYLALRHHTNLLIILFSMMLMTGMPQLTSKEDIEYIRDALTVGKSEEDAKKYFLDQIEVCRDKGWTVQFNWFLHLVLGIKQGEKHSA